Proteins found in one Labrenzia sp. VG12 genomic segment:
- the xdhC gene encoding xanthine dehydrogenase accessory protein XdhC, producing the protein MSFSVHQAETFFGASKPLIRIELTRVWGSSPREAGTEMFVGLETLFGTIGGGQLEHIAITQARTMLVEGTLASQLDLPLGPEIGQCCGGRVELQLTRMRRADRQDALYRLRCEEKTLPHVYVLGAGHVGRAIANVLQHAPVNCILVDMRKEELAQCSAEVDMRLRAIPEVEIYNAPEGSAFVVLTHDHGLDFLLTSAALELGHAAYVGMIGSATKRAKLRSWCDSHCNGLSIDQLTCPIGATGSPDKRPEIIAAFVASEVLTALTAGVRAVGGREETAPLQAAQ; encoded by the coding sequence ATGTCCTTTAGCGTCCACCAGGCCGAAACCTTCTTCGGCGCTTCAAAGCCGCTGATCCGGATCGAGCTGACCCGCGTTTGGGGCTCGTCCCCCCGGGAAGCCGGCACCGAGATGTTTGTCGGTCTTGAGACGCTTTTCGGAACGATTGGCGGCGGTCAGCTGGAGCATATCGCCATTACCCAGGCGCGCACCATGCTGGTGGAAGGCACGCTCGCCAGCCAGCTCGATCTGCCGCTTGGACCGGAAATCGGACAATGCTGCGGTGGGCGCGTGGAACTGCAGCTGACACGGATGCGCCGTGCCGATCGGCAGGATGCGCTTTACCGCCTCCGGTGCGAGGAAAAGACCCTGCCGCATGTCTATGTGCTGGGAGCAGGCCATGTCGGCCGGGCTATTGCCAATGTGCTTCAGCACGCCCCGGTCAATTGCATCCTGGTCGACATGCGCAAGGAAGAACTGGCCCAGTGTTCGGCAGAAGTCGACATGCGCCTGCGCGCCATTCCTGAAGTCGAAATCTACAATGCCCCCGAAGGCAGCGCCTTCGTGGTGCTGACCCATGATCACGGTCTCGATTTCCTGCTGACCTCAGCGGCGCTCGAGCTCGGTCATGCGGCCTATGTCGGCATGATCGGTTCGGCCACCAAACGCGCCAAGCTGCGCTCCTGGTGCGACAGCCATTGCAATGGCCTGTCGATCGACCAGCTCACCTGTCCGATCGGCGCAACAGGCAGCCCCGACAAACGCCCCGAAATCATTGCCGCCTTTGTGGCGTCCGAAGTGCTTACCGCCCTGACGGCGGGGGTCCGGGCGGTCGGCGGCAGGGAGGAGACTGCGCCGCTTCAAGCCGCGCAGTAA
- the maiA gene encoding maleylacetoacetate isomerase translates to MAKDIVFYDYWRSSASYRVRIALNLLGLEADYRPVNLLTRAHLEDDYLKLNPQGLLPAVIIDGKTLTQSLAIIEYLDAIVPESDLLPDDIDGQYRVRQLSYAIAMEIHPVCNLSVVKHVSDLTGGGDETKVAWMRHFIGKGLAAFEDLLDENGPFCHGNSPTMADCCLIPQLYNAERWGVDLSDFTKIRRVAEACQALEAFRDAHPDAVGAPPA, encoded by the coding sequence ATGGCAAAAGACATTGTTTTTTATGATTACTGGCGGTCTTCCGCGAGCTATAGGGTGCGCATCGCGCTCAACCTGCTTGGCCTTGAAGCCGATTACCGTCCGGTCAACCTGCTGACGCGCGCGCATCTGGAAGACGACTATCTGAAGCTCAATCCGCAAGGGCTGCTGCCAGCCGTGATCATCGACGGCAAGACACTGACCCAGTCGCTGGCCATCATCGAATATCTGGACGCCATCGTCCCGGAATCAGATCTGCTGCCGGATGACATTGACGGCCAGTACCGGGTTCGACAACTGTCCTATGCCATCGCCATGGAAATCCACCCGGTCTGCAACCTCAGCGTGGTCAAGCATGTCAGCGACCTGACAGGCGGCGGTGACGAGACCAAGGTGGCCTGGATGCGGCATTTCATCGGCAAAGGGCTCGCTGCCTTTGAAGATCTTCTGGATGAAAACGGGCCCTTCTGCCATGGAAACAGCCCGACCATGGCCGACTGCTGCCTGATCCCGCAGCTCTACAATGCCGAGCGCTGGGGTGTGGACCTTTCAGATTTCACGAAAATCCGCCGCGTGGCCGAGGCCTGTCAGGCGCTCGAAGCCTTCAGGGACGCGCATCCGGATGCCGTTGGCGCGCCTCCGGCCTGA
- a CDS encoding xanthine/uracil/vitamin C permease, whose amino-acid sequence MRVGRYDYKLFSRGDFSAFWALFTDNLVNLMVLSGICQFVFQMPAEIVYGRIVPGAAIAILAGVAIYVLLAKRAAAQHGRDVTALPYGISTPVMFVYLFGVIGPIYWATNDPVLAWQVGIGAGFMGGIVAGLGAIVGPWLKKVTPRAGMLGTLCGIALVFIGTVPLATVFENPFIGFASMIIILWGLVGRFRLPFNIPAGLLALAVGTVVALAIGQSKISFDGVGFYPPVPYFGDLIAGIQHLFANPELFLVLVPVQIYNFIETMNNVESAEAAGDHYPVATCQITDGAGTMIGALFGSPFPTTAYIGHPAYKRMGAHSGYVIGVGLVIPLAAFLGLLAFLNNLIPVAAAAPVLVFVALSLITNTAHAVKTDHMAAVTIAMMPHVSSFLIIKWGSLIGALGATGAAGMLALGDPKLTAAMLQQGAHYEGHLALSQGAILTGLIWGAIVASVIDGKFRIAGGFAAAAFLMASVGIIHSATLHWPDFSTVSLGYLIAAAFLFIYPVFHREEAIVPEAEHIENAHPTPGE is encoded by the coding sequence ATGCGGGTTGGGAGGTACGACTACAAACTGTTCTCGAGAGGGGATTTCAGCGCTTTCTGGGCTCTGTTCACCGACAATCTCGTGAACCTCATGGTGCTCTCGGGCATCTGTCAATTCGTGTTCCAGATGCCGGCGGAGATCGTCTATGGCCGGATCGTTCCAGGCGCCGCCATTGCCATCCTGGCCGGTGTCGCGATCTATGTTCTCCTGGCAAAGCGGGCTGCCGCGCAACATGGCCGGGACGTCACCGCGCTGCCCTATGGCATATCCACGCCGGTGATGTTCGTCTATCTCTTCGGCGTGATCGGTCCGATCTACTGGGCAACCAACGATCCGGTGCTCGCCTGGCAGGTCGGCATCGGCGCCGGTTTCATGGGCGGCATCGTTGCCGGGCTTGGCGCCATTGTCGGCCCCTGGCTGAAGAAGGTGACCCCGCGTGCCGGCATGCTCGGCACGCTTTGCGGCATTGCCCTGGTTTTCATCGGCACCGTGCCTCTGGCCACCGTCTTTGAAAACCCGTTCATCGGCTTTGCCTCGATGATCATCATCCTGTGGGGTCTGGTCGGCCGGTTCCGGCTGCCGTTCAATATCCCGGCCGGTCTTCTGGCGCTTGCCGTCGGCACCGTGGTGGCGCTTGCCATCGGCCAGTCCAAGATCAGCTTCGACGGGGTCGGTTTCTATCCGCCGGTGCCCTATTTCGGCGACCTGATCGCGGGCATCCAGCACCTTTTCGCCAATCCGGAACTGTTCCTGGTTCTGGTGCCGGTACAGATCTACAACTTCATCGAAACGATGAACAACGTGGAGAGCGCGGAAGCCGCCGGCGACCATTATCCGGTTGCGACCTGCCAGATCACGGACGGGGCAGGCACCATGATCGGTGCACTGTTCGGCTCGCCCTTCCCGACCACCGCCTATATCGGACACCCGGCCTACAAGCGCATGGGCGCCCATTCCGGCTACGTGATCGGCGTCGGTCTGGTCATTCCGCTGGCCGCGTTTCTGGGGCTTCTGGCCTTCCTCAACAACCTGATCCCCGTGGCGGCGGCCGCGCCGGTGCTGGTTTTCGTGGCGCTCAGCCTGATCACCAACACGGCGCATGCGGTCAAGACGGATCACATGGCAGCTGTCACCATCGCCATGATGCCGCATGTCTCCAGCTTCCTGATCATCAAGTGGGGCTCGCTGATCGGTGCGCTTGGGGCAACCGGGGCCGCCGGCATGCTTGCCCTCGGCGACCCGAAGCTGACGGCGGCCATGCTGCAGCAGGGCGCGCATTACGAGGGCCACCTTGCGCTCAGCCAGGGCGCCATCCTGACCGGTCTGATCTGGGGGGCGATCGTTGCCAGCGTCATCGACGGCAAGTTCCGGATCGCAGGCGGGTTTGCAGCCGCCGCCTTCCTGATGGCCTCCGTAGGCATCATCCATTCGGCAACGCTGCACTGGCCGGACTTCTCGACCGTCAGCCTCGGCTACCTGATCGCGGCCGCGTTCCTCTTCATCTATCCGGTGTTCCACCGGGAAGAGGCGATCGTGCCGGAAGCCGAACACATTGAAAACGCGCACCCGACACCGGGCGAATAA
- a CDS encoding hydrogenase maturation protein has translation MRILLLCHAFNALTQRLHCELRSKGHEVSVEFDINDAVTGEAVDLFQPDVLIAPFLKRAIPASVFEALPCLVVHPGPPGDRGPAALDWAILEGKKTWGVTVLQAVAELDAGPVWASRSFELRQASKSSLYRHEVTEAAVSAVFEALDKYVAGESPGPVEREASLWRSAPRQADRALDWARDRSETILQKIRSADGMPGLLSELFGTDTYLYDARPCKTSFRPEAEPGTVIGRSGTALAVRTVDGAVWIGHVRRKADKAIKLPATAVFAAETDELQDVPGAYREIAFEEIAGVGYLHFDFYNGAMGTDACRRMLAAFEAAAQSSAQILVLTGGVDHWSNGLNLNLIEAADSPAEESWNNIQAIDDLAEAIIRTTGKWVISAMGGNAGAGGVFLARAADEVWIRSATVLNPHYKDMGNLYGSEYWTYLLPKHAGPENADRIARARWPMGAAEALELGLANRVFEADQASFADEVREAASGLADQDLTARLIAKAVQRERDERLKPLADYREAELARMRRNFFGFDPSYHVARYNFVRKVAKSRTPLTLATHRSGRSAVRQRTGVVS, from the coding sequence GTGAGGATCCTGCTTCTCTGCCACGCATTCAACGCACTGACGCAGCGATTGCATTGCGAGCTCCGTTCAAAGGGGCACGAAGTGTCGGTGGAATTCGACATCAACGATGCGGTGACAGGGGAAGCAGTCGATCTTTTCCAGCCTGACGTCCTGATTGCGCCCTTTCTGAAACGTGCCATTCCGGCATCCGTGTTCGAGGCCCTTCCCTGCCTTGTCGTTCACCCGGGGCCTCCCGGAGACCGGGGACCGGCAGCGCTCGATTGGGCCATACTGGAAGGCAAAAAGACATGGGGTGTCACCGTTCTGCAGGCGGTTGCAGAGCTGGACGCCGGGCCGGTCTGGGCGAGCCGGTCTTTTGAACTCCGGCAGGCAAGCAAGTCCAGCCTGTACCGGCATGAAGTGACCGAGGCGGCGGTCTCTGCGGTGTTCGAGGCGCTGGACAAATATGTCGCGGGAGAAAGCCCGGGGCCGGTCGAAAGGGAAGCGTCCCTTTGGCGGTCCGCGCCGCGGCAGGCAGACCGGGCCCTCGACTGGGCCCGGGACCGAAGTGAGACCATCCTGCAAAAGATCCGCTCCGCAGACGGCATGCCGGGGCTCCTGAGCGAGCTTTTCGGAACAGACACCTACCTCTATGACGCCCGTCCCTGCAAAACTTCGTTCAGACCGGAGGCAGAACCGGGCACCGTCATTGGCCGGTCCGGCACGGCGCTGGCGGTCAGGACCGTGGATGGCGCGGTCTGGATCGGTCACGTAAGGCGGAAAGCCGACAAGGCGATCAAGCTGCCGGCGACTGCGGTTTTCGCGGCAGAAACTGACGAGCTTCAGGACGTTCCCGGCGCCTATCGGGAGATTGCCTTTGAAGAGATTGCCGGCGTCGGATACCTGCATTTCGATTTCTATAACGGCGCGATGGGCACGGACGCATGCCGCCGGATGCTTGCCGCGTTTGAGGCGGCCGCGCAAAGTTCCGCGCAGATCCTTGTGCTGACCGGTGGAGTTGATCACTGGTCGAACGGCCTCAATCTCAACCTGATCGAGGCAGCGGACAGTCCGGCGGAAGAAAGCTGGAACAACATTCAGGCGATCGACGACCTTGCCGAGGCGATCATCCGAACCACCGGCAAATGGGTCATTTCCGCCATGGGCGGCAACGCCGGTGCAGGCGGGGTCTTTCTCGCCAGAGCCGCGGATGAGGTCTGGATCCGGTCCGCCACCGTGCTCAATCCGCATTACAAGGACATGGGCAATCTCTATGGCTCCGAATACTGGACCTATCTCCTGCCGAAACATGCCGGTCCGGAAAATGCAGACCGGATTGCCAGGGCCCGCTGGCCGATGGGAGCGGCAGAAGCACTCGAACTGGGTCTGGCCAACCGGGTCTTTGAGGCCGACCAGGCGTCATTTGCCGATGAGGTCCGGGAGGCGGCATCCGGACTGGCAGACCAGGACCTGACCGCACGACTGATCGCAAAGGCGGTGCAGCGTGAGCGGGACGAGCGTCTAAAACCGCTTGCGGATTACCGCGAGGCCGAGCTTGCCCGCATGCGCCGGAATTTCTTCGGCTTTGATCCGAGTTATCATGTTGCGCGGTACAATTTTGTCCGCAAGGTTGCGAAATCGCGCACGCCGCTGACACTTGCAACTCACCGTTCCGGCCGTAGTGCTGTTCGGCAACGGACGGGCGTCGTCTCATGA
- the xdhA gene encoding xanthine dehydrogenase small subunit, whose translation MTYRPDIRFLLNGADISVSNVEADKTLLDYLRLERRLTGSKEGCAEGDCGACTVMVGRLANGVLKYETVNACIRFLASLDGCHVVTIEHLRGENGSLHPIQQAMVDYHGSQCGFCTPGFVMSLYALWMENPEPSETEVETAIQGNLCRCTGYQPIVAAAMAANRYGSPARDFLELERTDIAERLTALQDGKRVVTGPADNQAILPASVADFATVLEEQPNATIVAGSTDVGLWVTKFMRPIGPAVFISHLEELKSVTLTDTALEIGAGVTYSEAQDALCEAFPHLRAYWDRIAGQQVRNMGTIGGNIANGSPIGDTPPILIALGAQIVLRKGTAQRSLPLEDFFIEYGKQDRAPGEFVESILIPLSRKGRMHAAYKISKRRDEDISSVAAGFSVSVSDGRITDCRLAFGGMAGTPKRAEKAEAALRGQPWSQASFQAAAQALGADFTPLSDWRASADYRLTVARNLLQRFFLTHDDQTAEPVDLLSA comes from the coding sequence ATGACCTACCGCCCGGACATCCGGTTTCTGCTGAATGGTGCCGACATTTCCGTCAGCAACGTTGAAGCTGACAAGACGCTGCTCGACTATCTGCGCCTGGAGCGCCGCCTGACCGGCTCCAAGGAAGGCTGCGCCGAAGGGGATTGCGGCGCCTGCACCGTGATGGTCGGCCGTCTGGCCAATGGCGTTCTCAAATACGAAACCGTCAATGCCTGCATCCGGTTTCTGGCATCGCTCGACGGTTGCCACGTTGTCACCATCGAACATCTCAGAGGTGAAAACGGCAGCCTGCATCCGATCCAGCAGGCGATGGTCGATTATCACGGCAGCCAATGCGGTTTCTGCACACCGGGCTTCGTCATGTCGCTCTATGCGCTGTGGATGGAAAATCCGGAGCCGAGCGAAACCGAAGTCGAGACCGCGATCCAGGGCAATCTCTGCCGCTGCACCGGCTACCAGCCGATTGTTGCAGCTGCCATGGCGGCCAACCGGTATGGCTCACCGGCACGCGACTTCCTGGAACTGGAACGTACCGACATTGCCGAGCGCCTGACTGCGCTTCAGGACGGCAAGCGGGTGGTTACAGGCCCGGCTGACAATCAGGCGATCCTGCCGGCGAGCGTGGCAGACTTTGCAACCGTTCTGGAAGAACAGCCAAACGCGACGATCGTCGCCGGATCGACCGATGTCGGTCTCTGGGTCACCAAATTCATGCGCCCCATCGGCCCGGCCGTCTTCATCAGCCACCTGGAAGAGCTGAAATCGGTCACCCTCACCGACACCGCCCTCGAAATCGGCGCCGGTGTCACCTATTCGGAAGCCCAAGACGCCCTGTGCGAGGCCTTCCCGCACCTGAGAGCCTATTGGGACCGGATCGCCGGTCAGCAGGTGCGCAACATGGGCACCATCGGCGGCAACATTGCCAACGGCTCACCCATCGGCGATACGCCCCCCATCCTGATCGCGCTTGGCGCGCAGATCGTCCTGCGCAAGGGCACAGCCCAGCGCAGCCTGCCGCTTGAAGACTTCTTCATCGAGTATGGCAAACAGGATCGGGCTCCGGGTGAATTCGTGGAAAGCATTTTGATCCCGCTGTCGCGCAAGGGCCGGATGCATGCCGCCTACAAGATCTCCAAGCGCCGCGACGAAGACATTTCCTCCGTGGCCGCAGGGTTTTCGGTCTCGGTGTCCGATGGCCGCATCACCGACTGCCGGCTGGCCTTCGGCGGCATGGCCGGAACGCCGAAACGCGCCGAAAAGGCAGAAGCTGCTCTGCGTGGCCAACCCTGGAGCCAGGCATCCTTCCAGGCTGCCGCCCAGGCCCTCGGCGCCGACTTCACGCCGCTCAGCGACTGGCGCGCCTCGGCCGATTACCGGCTGACCGTCGCCCGTAACCTGCTGCAGCGGTTTTTCCTGACCCATGACGACCAGACCGCCGAGCCGGTCGATCTTCTGTCCGCGTAA
- a CDS encoding LysR family transcriptional regulator, translating to MSYLESLRVFTRVVELGSITSGGRDLRLTPAVASKRIKELEKHLGVRLFNRTTRSLTPTEVGKVFYDYAVKALESIEDAEAAVASFSDTPRGVIRVTAPLGAGRRIIAPLVPRFVEKFPATEVHMRLSDRKVDILSDGLDVAFFIGTPQDSNLKLRKISDCPRVLCAAPDYLKRHGTPKTPDDLLSDDHNCLLLRYPRSPEYFWVLDTPDGPRKLQVSGNMDADHGDVLTDWALAGHGIVNKPRFDVAAHLESGRLVEILADTPPPPTIFGCLYPHRRLQDPKIRHFVDFVIENADVGG from the coding sequence ATGTCCTATCTGGAATCCTTGCGCGTGTTCACGCGCGTTGTCGAGTTGGGCAGCATCACCTCAGGCGGACGTGACCTGCGCCTGACGCCGGCGGTCGCCAGCAAACGTATCAAGGAGCTGGAAAAGCATCTGGGCGTGCGTCTCTTCAACCGCACCACGCGCTCGCTGACGCCGACCGAGGTCGGCAAGGTGTTCTATGACTATGCGGTCAAGGCACTGGAATCGATCGAGGATGCGGAGGCGGCCGTTGCCAGCTTTTCGGATACCCCGCGCGGGGTTATCAGGGTCACGGCCCCGCTTGGCGCGGGGCGCCGCATCATTGCGCCTTTGGTGCCGCGCTTTGTCGAGAAGTTTCCGGCAACGGAAGTCCACATGCGGCTTTCGGACCGCAAGGTGGATATTCTCTCCGACGGGCTGGACGTCGCCTTCTTCATCGGCACGCCGCAGGATTCCAACCTGAAACTGCGCAAGATTTCCGATTGCCCGAGGGTACTTTGCGCGGCACCGGACTATCTGAAACGGCACGGCACGCCGAAAACACCGGACGACCTTCTGTCCGACGACCACAATTGTCTTTTGCTGCGCTATCCGCGCTCGCCGGAATATTTCTGGGTTCTGGACACACCTGATGGACCGCGCAAGCTGCAGGTCTCCGGCAACATGGATGCCGACCACGGCGATGTCCTGACCGACTGGGCGCTTGCGGGCCACGGCATCGTCAACAAGCCGCGCTTCGATGTGGCCGCCCATCTGGAGAGCGGCCGCCTCGTCGAGATCCTGGCCGACACGCCGCCCCCGCCAACCATCTTCGGCTGCCTCTATCCCCACCGCCGTCTGCAGGACCCGAAGATCCGTCATTTCGTCGATTTCGTGATCGAGAACGCGGATGTGGGTGGGTAG
- the guaD gene encoding guanine deaminase: protein MQSDRLLLRGRLLTFKAEPQTADDTAAFDYIEDGALLIENGLILRRGTYTDVVTDAGSADIIDHRPHLLTAGFIDTHVHFPQVQIVASWGAQLLDWLNTYTFPEETRFAEEDHAAAMACRFFDLLTNHGTTTAVAYCSVHKESAEAYFEEAEQRNMRMIGGKVLMDRNAPDGLRDTPQSGYDDTRALIEKWHGRGRAHYAITPRFAITSTPAQMEMAGALVTEHPDCFVQTHLSENRNEIAYTLELYPEARDYLDVYQGYGLLSDKMLLGHSIHLEQREIDALAETGARPVFCPTSNLFLGSGLFDDAGLKSRGIVNAIATDIGAGTSYSMLQTLNEGYKILQLQDQKLHPFRAFHWITRGNAVALGLQDRIGTLDEGTEADIVVLNARATEAMALRMERAETLAEELFVLQMLGDDRSIDEVYVAGKAQKGKAPVMAGRPASRRVSAGRERELVLS from the coding sequence ATGCAATCCGACCGCCTGCTCCTGCGCGGACGCCTGTTGACCTTCAAGGCCGAGCCGCAAACGGCGGATGATACGGCCGCCTTTGACTATATCGAAGACGGTGCGCTCCTGATCGAGAACGGATTGATCCTGCGCCGTGGCACTTACACCGACGTGGTGACTGATGCCGGATCTGCGGACATCATCGACCATCGGCCGCATCTGCTGACAGCCGGTTTCATCGACACCCATGTCCATTTCCCGCAAGTGCAGATCGTGGCCTCCTGGGGGGCGCAGCTGCTCGACTGGCTCAACACCTACACGTTTCCCGAAGAAACCCGGTTTGCCGAGGAAGACCACGCGGCCGCGATGGCCTGCCGCTTCTTCGATCTCCTGACCAATCACGGCACGACGACGGCCGTCGCCTATTGCTCGGTTCACAAGGAATCGGCCGAGGCCTATTTCGAGGAAGCCGAACAGCGCAACATGCGCATGATCGGCGGCAAGGTGCTGATGGACCGCAATGCACCGGATGGTCTGCGCGACACGCCGCAATCCGGTTATGACGACACCAGGGCCCTGATTGAAAAATGGCATGGCCGCGGCCGCGCGCACTATGCGATCACACCGCGTTTCGCGATCACTTCAACGCCTGCTCAGATGGAAATGGCCGGTGCGCTGGTCACTGAGCATCCCGATTGTTTCGTCCAGACCCATCTGTCTGAAAACAGGAACGAAATCGCCTACACGCTGGAACTCTATCCGGAGGCCCGCGACTATCTCGATGTCTACCAGGGCTACGGCCTCTTGTCGGACAAGATGCTGCTCGGCCATTCGATCCACCTGGAACAGCGCGAGATCGATGCCCTCGCCGAAACCGGCGCCCGGCCGGTCTTCTGCCCGACCTCCAATCTCTTCCTGGGCAGCGGCCTGTTCGATGATGCCGGTCTGAAATCCAGAGGCATCGTCAACGCGATTGCCACCGACATTGGCGCGGGCACCAGCTATTCCATGCTGCAAACCCTGAACGAGGGCTACAAGATCCTGCAGCTGCAGGACCAGAAGCTGCACCCGTTCCGCGCCTTCCACTGGATCACCCGCGGCAACGCGGTCGCACTGGGTCTTCAAGACAGGATCGGCACGCTCGACGAAGGCACGGAAGCCGATATCGTGGTGCTGAACGCGCGCGCCACCGAAGCCATGGCCTTGCGCATGGAACGGGCGGAAACGCTGGCGGAAGAACTGTTCGTCCTGCAGATGCTTGGCGACGACCGCTCGATTGACGAGGTCTACGTGGCCGGCAAGGCACAGAAGGGCAAGGCACCTGTGATGGCAGGGCGGCCAGCAAGTCGCAGGGTTTCTGCAGGCCGCGAAAGAGAGCTGGTTCTGTCCTGA
- the xdhB gene encoding xanthine dehydrogenase molybdopterin binding subunit, which translates to MKHDVIQHAKKTISGGVHTDRRHDSAEKHVTGRADYCDDIAEPQGTLHAYLGVSSVAHGLITSMDLADVLAAPGVVGVLTADDIPGHNDISPTGKQDEPVFPTEKTEFHGQPLFAVVAESRDAARRAAELAKIGYDVLPHALDPVAAQEAGYPLITDPLKLERGDIAPAFETADNRIKGRIAIGGQDHMYLEGQIAFAIPGEDDDVAVHCSTQHPSEAQHMVAHVLGVPSNAVTVNVRRMGGGFGGKESQMNLFCAVAALAAKKWNRPVKIRPDRDQDMTATGKRHDFVVDYDVAFDGEGRIQAVDSVFAARCGYSSDLSGPVTDRALFHADNAYFYPNVRLRSRPMKTNTVSNTAFRGFGGPQGVVAAERMIEEIAYALGKDPLEIRKANFYGDRTDGRCLTPYHQEVEDNILPRLIGELESSSDYMARREAILQFNARSSILKRGIALTPVKFGISFTATWYNQAGALIHIYNDGSIHLNHGGTEMGQGLNTKVAQVVADAFQVDFERIKITKTTTEKVPNTSATAASSGTDLNGMAALNAAEQLKERLTAFAAETYGVAPDYVRFANNMVQAGQELIPFNDLVRQAYMARVHLSAAGFYKTPKIHWDRAAGKGRPFYYYSYGAACSEVVVDTLTGEYRIERTDILHDVGKSLNPILDKGQVEGAFIQGMGWLTTEELWWDSAGRLRTHAPSTYKIPLASDRPRQFNVNLADWSENKERTIKRSKAVGEPPFMLGISVFEALSMAVASVADYSECPRLDAPATPERVLMAIERLRAGD; encoded by the coding sequence ATGAAACACGACGTCATCCAGCACGCGAAGAAGACCATCAGCGGCGGCGTCCACACCGACAGGCGCCATGACAGCGCCGAAAAACACGTCACCGGCCGGGCCGATTATTGCGACGACATTGCCGAACCGCAGGGCACGCTGCACGCCTATCTCGGCGTGTCCAGCGTCGCACATGGCCTGATCACCTCGATGGACCTTGCCGACGTTCTGGCCGCGCCCGGCGTTGTTGGCGTCCTGACGGCCGACGACATACCAGGCCACAACGACATCAGCCCGACCGGCAAACAGGACGAGCCGGTCTTTCCGACCGAAAAAACCGAATTTCATGGCCAGCCGCTGTTTGCCGTTGTCGCCGAAAGCCGCGATGCCGCACGGCGTGCCGCCGAATTGGCAAAGATCGGCTATGACGTGCTTCCGCACGCGCTGGATCCGGTTGCCGCACAGGAGGCGGGATACCCGCTGATCACCGATCCACTCAAACTGGAACGCGGCGACATCGCGCCCGCATTCGAGACGGCAGACAACCGGATCAAGGGCCGGATCGCCATTGGCGGTCAGGATCACATGTATCTGGAAGGCCAGATCGCCTTCGCCATACCGGGCGAGGACGATGATGTTGCCGTTCATTGCTCCACCCAGCATCCAAGCGAAGCTCAGCACATGGTGGCCCATGTTCTGGGCGTGCCGTCGAATGCGGTGACCGTCAATGTGCGCCGCATGGGCGGAGGCTTCGGCGGCAAGGAAAGCCAGATGAACCTCTTCTGCGCCGTGGCCGCCCTGGCCGCGAAGAAGTGGAACCGCCCGGTGAAGATCCGCCCGGACCGCGACCAGGACATGACCGCCACCGGTAAACGCCACGATTTCGTGGTCGACTATGACGTCGCCTTTGACGGCGAAGGCCGTATCCAGGCCGTCGACAGCGTTTTTGCGGCGCGTTGCGGCTATTCCTCGGACCTCTCCGGCCCGGTCACAGACCGTGCGCTGTTTCACGCCGACAATGCCTATTTCTACCCGAATGTCCGCCTTAGAAGCCGGCCGATGAAGACCAACACGGTCTCCAACACCGCCTTTCGCGGCTTCGGCGGACCGCAGGGCGTGGTTGCGGCGGAGCGCATGATCGAGGAGATCGCCTATGCGCTCGGCAAGGATCCTCTGGAGATCCGCAAGGCCAATTTTTATGGCGACCGCACTGACGGCCGCTGCCTCACCCCCTATCACCAGGAGGTCGAGGACAACATCTTGCCGCGCCTGATCGGTGAGCTCGAAAGCTCCTCCGACTACATGGCCCGCCGCGAGGCGATCCTTCAGTTCAATGCCCGTTCCTCAATTCTCAAGCGGGGCATTGCGCTGACACCGGTCAAGTTCGGCATTTCTTTTACAGCCACCTGGTACAATCAGGCCGGCGCACTGATCCACATCTACAATGACGGCTCGATCCACCTGAACCACGGTGGCACCGAAATGGGCCAGGGGCTCAACACCAAGGTGGCGCAGGTTGTCGCCGACGCGTTTCAGGTCGATTTCGAGCGCATCAAGATCACGAAGACCACAACGGAAAAAGTGCCGAACACATCGGCCACCGCGGCCTCTTCCGGGACGGATCTCAATGGCATGGCCGCGCTCAATGCTGCCGAGCAGCTGAAAGAGCGTCTGACCGCTTTTGCCGCGGAGACCTATGGCGTTGCTCCGGACTACGTCCGGTTTGCAAACAACATGGTTCAGGCCGGCCAGGAGCTGATCCCGTTCAACGACCTGGTGCGCCAGGCCTATATGGCGCGGGTGCACCTGTCGGCCGCCGGCTTCTACAAGACGCCGAAGATCCATTGGGACCGCGCCGCCGGCAAGGGTCGGCCCTTCTATTATTATTCCTATGGCGCTGCCTGCTCGGAAGTCGTCGTCGATACGCTCACCGGGGAATACCGGATCGAACGCACGGACATCCTGCATGACGTCGGCAAGTCACTGAACCCGATCCTCGACAAGGGTCAGGTGGAAGGCGCCTTCATCCAGGGCATGGGCTGGCTGACCACCGAGGAACTCTGGTGGGACAGTGCCGGACGGCTCCGGACCCATGCCCCGTCCACCTACAAGATCCCGCTTGCCTCCGATCGGCCGCGGCAGTTCAACGTCAACCTCGCGGACTGGTCGGAAAACAAGGAACGCACGATCAAGCGGTCCAAGGCCGTCGGCGAACCACCCTTCATGCTCGGCATTTCGGTCTTCGAGGCCCTCTCCATGGCTGTCGCCAGCGTGGCCGACTACAGCGAATGCCCGCGTCTCGACGCGCCGGCGACGCCGGAACGGGTTCTGATGGCGATCGAACGCCTGCGGGCCGGAGACTGA